One genomic segment of Xyrauchen texanus isolate HMW12.3.18 chromosome 5, RBS_HiC_50CHRs, whole genome shotgun sequence includes these proteins:
- the LOC127643823 gene encoding catenin delta-1-like isoform X1 has protein sequence MEQCENAASLLASVREQEMQFERLTRALEEERRSVGPSGTLPRPFPTLQNGRVTGDAELERLKLSEGYINGTQYRMLDPGHLVESVMVEEDPHDGLPVISVETSDDGTTRRTETTVKKVTKTTTTRTVIPSVSDTLSLDGTGSVTGMNYNTPIDRLYRPPGGPMDYPTATVPRNYHYGPPGGYDDYRSGPPSEAYASLSRGTRMDERYRPVDGYRTLDSAYRNHSRPQLDPYVAQPQVGRMGSALEITGALQRFVPDPYGLEDDQRSLGYDEPDYGMGPAMHYSTMPRLAHAHHAPPPRRTGSYEGTLDGDMSGAGDMYYWGGGAPLAQGERGSMASLDSTLRKGPAPTTWRQPELPEVIAMLNYRLDPVRSNAAAYLQHLTFKNDKVKSEVRRMKGIPALVSMLDNPKKEVHYAACGALKNISYGRDPDNKIAIKNCDGIPALVRLLRKTRDQDLTDTITGTLWNLSSHDSVKMEIVDHALHALSDEVMVPHSGWERGNKGGEESCKPRHLEWETALTNTTGCLRNVSSERSEARRKLRECSGLVDSLMYIVQSQINCKDVDNKLIENSVCLLRNLSYQVHREIPGCERYQETMPINQGPTPSSQKGGRFSSRKGKDEWFSKGKKDDDGTSDTVDIPKRSTPAKGYELLFQPEVVRLYTSLLKESKNPSVLEAAAGAVQNLCAGRWTYGRYIRGIVRQEHGLPMMTELLSHGNDRVVRAMSGALRNLAIDARNRDLLGKHAVPNLVANLPGGGQSQPARALSEETVVSVLSTMAEVIGSSVEAAKTLRSSQGIERLVLINKDSNRSDREVRGAGLVLQIVWGFKELRRTLEKDGWKKTDFMVNLTPPNNTRTNGGYEDSTLPLIDRGGKQDRDRDMIPLNDIGPDAYSTIDQRGRRNTLDDTLDRSDRDAPQGGMYGERRGSLPLLDSYDG, from the exons ATGGAGCAGTGTGAGAATGCCGCATCTCTCCTGGCCTCCGTGCGAGAGCAGGAGATGCAGTTTGAGCGTCTGACTCGAGCTCTGGAGGAGGAGAGGAGGAGCGTGGGGCCCTCCGGCACCCTACCCCGCCCCTTCCCCACCCTGCAG AACGGGCGTGTCACTGGTGATGCAGAGTTGGAACGCCTCAAATTAAGTGAGGGCTATATTAACGGGACACAG tacaGGATGTTGGACCCTGGTCATCTTGTTGAGTCGGTCATGGTAGAGGAAGACCCTCACGATGGACTGCCAGTTATTTCAGTCGAAACCAGTGATGATGGCACAACACGCCGCACCGAGACTACA GTCAAGAAGGTCACAAAGACCACCACTACACGAACAGTCATTCCCTCAGTCTCTGACACACTCTCTCTGGATGGCACTGGTTCAGTCACCGGCATGAATTATAACACCCCGATAGACCGCCTGTACAGGCCACCAGGTGGTCCCATGGACTACCCTACTGCTACTGTCCCCCGTAACTACCACTATGGACCTCCAGGCGGCTATGACGACTACCGCAGCGGACCTCCTTCTGAAGCCTACGCCAGTCTCAGCCGAGGGACTCGTATGGATGAACGCTACAG GCCTGTTGATGGCTACCGCACGCTGGACTCTGCTTACCGCAACCACAGCCGGCCACAACTGGACCCGTATGTGGCTCAGCCACAGGTGGGACGTATGGGCAGTGCTCTGGAGATCACTGGAGCCCTGCAGCGCTTCGTCCCAGACCCCTACGGCCTAGAGGATGATCAGAGGAGCCTGGGATACGACGAGCCTGATTACGGCATGGGGCCAGCAATGCACTACAGCACGATGCCCCGGCTAGCACATGCACACCATGCCCCACCCCCACGCAGGACAGG GTCATATGAGGGCACACTAGATGGTGATATGAGTGGAGCTGGTGATATGTATTATTGGGGAGGTGGAGCCCCATTGGCTCAGGGAGAGAGAGGCAGCATGGCATCATTGGACAGCACTCTGCGCAAAGGCCCCGCCCCCACCACATGGAGGCAGCCAGAACTTCCTGAAGTAATCGCAATGCTCAACTATCGCCTGGACCCTGTCAGAAGCAATGCTGCAGCCTACTTGCAGCATCTTACCTTTAAGAATGATAAG GTGAAGTCGGAAGTAAGGCGAATGAAGGGGATCCCTGCCCTGGTCTCCATGCTTGATAACCCAAAGAAGGAGGTGCATTACGCAGCATGCGGAGCTCTCAAGAACATCTCATACGGACGAGATCCAGATAACAAGATAGCCATCAAGAACTGTGACGGAATTCCCGCACTGGTGCGGCTACTGAGGAAGACGAGAGATCAGGACCTCACAGACACTATAACCG GCACACTGTGGAACCTGTCGTCTCATGACTCCGTTAAGATGGAGATAGTGGACCATGCACTGCATGCTTTGTCCGATGAGGTGATGGTTCCACACTCTGGCTGGGAGAGGGGGAACAAAGGGGGAGAGGAGAGCTGCAAACCTAGACACTTGGAGTGGGAGACGGCACTCACCAACACTACCGGGTGCTTAAG GAATGTAAGTTCAGAACGAAGTGAGGCCAGGAGGAAGCTGAGGGAATGCTCTGGACTGGTCGACTCTCTTATGTACATTGTCCAGTCACAGATCAACTGTAAAGATGTGGACAACAAG TTGATAGAGAACAGCGTGTGTCTGCTGAGGAATCTGTCTTATCAAGTGCATCGGGAGATACCAGGTTGCGAGCGCTACCAGGAGACAATGCCAATCAACCAAGGCCCCACCCCTTCTTCCCAAAAGGGTGGTCGCTTTAGCTCCCGAAAGGGCAAAG ACGAGTGGTTTTCTAAAG GGAAGAAAGATGATGATGGGACTTCAGATACGGTTGACATTCCAAAGAGAAGCACACCAGCCAAAG GTTATGAATTGCTGTTCCAGCCAGAGGTAGTGCGTTTGTACACTTCCCTCCTGAAAGAGAGCAAGAACCCATCGGTTCTAGAAGCTGCTGCAGGAGCTGTGCAGAATCTGTGTGCAGGCCGCTGGACC TATGGGCGGTACATTAGAGGAATTGTGCGACAGGAGCATGGTCTGCCAATGATGACAGAGCTGTTATCTCATGGGAATGACCGTGTGGTCAGAGCCATGTCTGGAGCACTGAGAAACCTGGCCATTGACGCTCGCAACCGTGACCTGCTAG GAAAACATGCAGTGCCTAACCTGGTGGCTAACCTGCCGGGCGGTGGTCAGAGTCAGCCTGCGCGTGCACTTTCAGAGGAGACTGTGGTGTCTGTTCTCAGCACCATGGCAGAGGTGATCGGGTCCAGTGTGGAGGCGGCCAAAACCCTGCGCAGCTCCCAGGGCATCGAGAGATTGGTGCTCATCAACAAAGACAG CAACCGTTCAGATCGAGAGGTCCGTGGCGCTGGGCTGGTCCTGCAGATCGTGTGGGGCTTCAAAGAGCTCCGCCGCACACTGGAGAAAGATGGCTGGAAGAAAACTGATTTCATGGTCAACCTCACCCCACCTAACAACACCCGCACCAACGGAGGATACGAGGACAGCACCTTGCCGCTAATAGACAGAG gtggcAAACAGGACAGGGACCGAGATATGATTCCTCTTAATGACATTGGACCAG ATGCTTACTCTACGATAGACCAGAGAGGACGGAGAAACACTTTAGACGACACTCTGGATCGCTCTGACAGAGATGCACCTCAG GGAGGAATGTATGGGGAGAGGCGGGGCTCTCTGCCTCTTTTGGACTCTTATGATGGTTAG
- the LOC127643823 gene encoding catenin delta-1-like isoform X2 — protein MEQCENAASLLASVREQEMQFERLTRALEEERRSVGPSGTLPRPFPTLQNGRVTGDAELERLKLSEGYINGTQYRMLDPGHLVESVMVEEDPHDGLPVISVETSDDGTTRRTETTVKKVTKTTTTRTVIPSVSDTLSLDGTGSVTGMNYNTPIDRLYRPPGGPMDYPTATVPRNYHYGPPGGYDDYRSGPPSEAYASLSRGTRMDERYRPVDGYRTLDSAYRNHSRPQLDPYVAQPQVGRMGSALEITGALQRFVPDPYGLEDDQRSLGYDEPDYGMGPAMHYSTMPRLAHAHHAPPPRRTGSYEGTLDGDMSGAGDMYYWGGGAPLAQGERGSMASLDSTLRKGPAPTTWRQPELPEVIAMLNYRLDPVRSNAAAYLQHLTFKNDKVKSEVRRMKGIPALVSMLDNPKKEVHYAACGALKNISYGRDPDNKIAIKNCDGIPALVRLLRKTRDQDLTDTITGTLWNLSSHDSVKMEIVDHALHALSDEVMVPHSGWERGNKGGEESCKPRHLEWETALTNTTGCLRNVSSERSEARRKLRECSGLVDSLMYIVQSQINCKDVDNKLIENSVCLLRNLSYQVHREIPGCERYQETMPINQGPTPSSQKGGRFSSRKGKGKKDDDGTSDTVDIPKRSTPAKGYELLFQPEVVRLYTSLLKESKNPSVLEAAAGAVQNLCAGRWTYGRYIRGIVRQEHGLPMMTELLSHGNDRVVRAMSGALRNLAIDARNRDLLGKHAVPNLVANLPGGGQSQPARALSEETVVSVLSTMAEVIGSSVEAAKTLRSSQGIERLVLINKDSNRSDREVRGAGLVLQIVWGFKELRRTLEKDGWKKTDFMVNLTPPNNTRTNGGYEDSTLPLIDRGGKQDRDRDMIPLNDIGPDAYSTIDQRGRRNTLDDTLDRSDRDAPQGGMYGERRGSLPLLDSYDG, from the exons ATGGAGCAGTGTGAGAATGCCGCATCTCTCCTGGCCTCCGTGCGAGAGCAGGAGATGCAGTTTGAGCGTCTGACTCGAGCTCTGGAGGAGGAGAGGAGGAGCGTGGGGCCCTCCGGCACCCTACCCCGCCCCTTCCCCACCCTGCAG AACGGGCGTGTCACTGGTGATGCAGAGTTGGAACGCCTCAAATTAAGTGAGGGCTATATTAACGGGACACAG tacaGGATGTTGGACCCTGGTCATCTTGTTGAGTCGGTCATGGTAGAGGAAGACCCTCACGATGGACTGCCAGTTATTTCAGTCGAAACCAGTGATGATGGCACAACACGCCGCACCGAGACTACA GTCAAGAAGGTCACAAAGACCACCACTACACGAACAGTCATTCCCTCAGTCTCTGACACACTCTCTCTGGATGGCACTGGTTCAGTCACCGGCATGAATTATAACACCCCGATAGACCGCCTGTACAGGCCACCAGGTGGTCCCATGGACTACCCTACTGCTACTGTCCCCCGTAACTACCACTATGGACCTCCAGGCGGCTATGACGACTACCGCAGCGGACCTCCTTCTGAAGCCTACGCCAGTCTCAGCCGAGGGACTCGTATGGATGAACGCTACAG GCCTGTTGATGGCTACCGCACGCTGGACTCTGCTTACCGCAACCACAGCCGGCCACAACTGGACCCGTATGTGGCTCAGCCACAGGTGGGACGTATGGGCAGTGCTCTGGAGATCACTGGAGCCCTGCAGCGCTTCGTCCCAGACCCCTACGGCCTAGAGGATGATCAGAGGAGCCTGGGATACGACGAGCCTGATTACGGCATGGGGCCAGCAATGCACTACAGCACGATGCCCCGGCTAGCACATGCACACCATGCCCCACCCCCACGCAGGACAGG GTCATATGAGGGCACACTAGATGGTGATATGAGTGGAGCTGGTGATATGTATTATTGGGGAGGTGGAGCCCCATTGGCTCAGGGAGAGAGAGGCAGCATGGCATCATTGGACAGCACTCTGCGCAAAGGCCCCGCCCCCACCACATGGAGGCAGCCAGAACTTCCTGAAGTAATCGCAATGCTCAACTATCGCCTGGACCCTGTCAGAAGCAATGCTGCAGCCTACTTGCAGCATCTTACCTTTAAGAATGATAAG GTGAAGTCGGAAGTAAGGCGAATGAAGGGGATCCCTGCCCTGGTCTCCATGCTTGATAACCCAAAGAAGGAGGTGCATTACGCAGCATGCGGAGCTCTCAAGAACATCTCATACGGACGAGATCCAGATAACAAGATAGCCATCAAGAACTGTGACGGAATTCCCGCACTGGTGCGGCTACTGAGGAAGACGAGAGATCAGGACCTCACAGACACTATAACCG GCACACTGTGGAACCTGTCGTCTCATGACTCCGTTAAGATGGAGATAGTGGACCATGCACTGCATGCTTTGTCCGATGAGGTGATGGTTCCACACTCTGGCTGGGAGAGGGGGAACAAAGGGGGAGAGGAGAGCTGCAAACCTAGACACTTGGAGTGGGAGACGGCACTCACCAACACTACCGGGTGCTTAAG GAATGTAAGTTCAGAACGAAGTGAGGCCAGGAGGAAGCTGAGGGAATGCTCTGGACTGGTCGACTCTCTTATGTACATTGTCCAGTCACAGATCAACTGTAAAGATGTGGACAACAAG TTGATAGAGAACAGCGTGTGTCTGCTGAGGAATCTGTCTTATCAAGTGCATCGGGAGATACCAGGTTGCGAGCGCTACCAGGAGACAATGCCAATCAACCAAGGCCCCACCCCTTCTTCCCAAAAGGGTGGTCGCTTTAGCTCCCGAAAGGGCAAAG GGAAGAAAGATGATGATGGGACTTCAGATACGGTTGACATTCCAAAGAGAAGCACACCAGCCAAAG GTTATGAATTGCTGTTCCAGCCAGAGGTAGTGCGTTTGTACACTTCCCTCCTGAAAGAGAGCAAGAACCCATCGGTTCTAGAAGCTGCTGCAGGAGCTGTGCAGAATCTGTGTGCAGGCCGCTGGACC TATGGGCGGTACATTAGAGGAATTGTGCGACAGGAGCATGGTCTGCCAATGATGACAGAGCTGTTATCTCATGGGAATGACCGTGTGGTCAGAGCCATGTCTGGAGCACTGAGAAACCTGGCCATTGACGCTCGCAACCGTGACCTGCTAG GAAAACATGCAGTGCCTAACCTGGTGGCTAACCTGCCGGGCGGTGGTCAGAGTCAGCCTGCGCGTGCACTTTCAGAGGAGACTGTGGTGTCTGTTCTCAGCACCATGGCAGAGGTGATCGGGTCCAGTGTGGAGGCGGCCAAAACCCTGCGCAGCTCCCAGGGCATCGAGAGATTGGTGCTCATCAACAAAGACAG CAACCGTTCAGATCGAGAGGTCCGTGGCGCTGGGCTGGTCCTGCAGATCGTGTGGGGCTTCAAAGAGCTCCGCCGCACACTGGAGAAAGATGGCTGGAAGAAAACTGATTTCATGGTCAACCTCACCCCACCTAACAACACCCGCACCAACGGAGGATACGAGGACAGCACCTTGCCGCTAATAGACAGAG gtggcAAACAGGACAGGGACCGAGATATGATTCCTCTTAATGACATTGGACCAG ATGCTTACTCTACGATAGACCAGAGAGGACGGAGAAACACTTTAGACGACACTCTGGATCGCTCTGACAGAGATGCACCTCAG GGAGGAATGTATGGGGAGAGGCGGGGCTCTCTGCCTCTTTTGGACTCTTATGATGGTTAG
- the LOC127643823 gene encoding catenin delta-1-like isoform X5, with protein MEQCENAASLLASVREQEMQFERLTRALEEERRSVGPSGTLPRPFPTLQNGRVTGDAELERLKLSEGYINGTQYRMLDPGHLVESVMVEEDPHDGLPVISVETSDDGTTRRTETTVKKVTKTTTTRTVIPSVSDTLSLDGTGSVTGMNYNTPIDRLYRPPGGPMDYPTATVPRNYHYGPPGGYDDYRSGPPSEAYASLSRGTRMDERYRPVDGYRTLDSAYRNHSRPQLDPYVAQPQVGRMGSALEITGALQRFVPDPYGLEDDQRSLGYDEPDYGMGPAMHYSTMPRLAHAHHAPPPRRTGSYEGTLDGDMSGAGDMYYWGGGAPLAQGERGSMASLDSTLRKGPAPTTWRQPELPEVIAMLNYRLDPVRSNAAAYLQHLTFKNDKVKSEVRRMKGIPALVSMLDNPKKEVHYAACGALKNISYGRDPDNKIAIKNCDGIPALVRLLRKTRDQDLTDTITGTLWNLSSHDSVKMEIVDHALHALSDEVMVPHSGWERGNKGGEESCKPRHLEWETALTNTTGCLRNVSSERSEARRKLRECSGLVDSLMYIVQSQINCKDVDNKLIENSVCLLRNLSYQVHREIPGCERYQETMPINQGPTPSSQKGGRFSSRKGKDEWFSKGKKDDDGTSDTVDIPKRSTPAKGYELLFQPEVVRLYTSLLKESKNPSVLEAAAGAVQNLCAGRWTYGRYIRGIVRQEHGLPMMTELLSHGNDRVVRAMSGALRNLAIDARNRDLLGKHAVPNLVANLPGGGQSQPARALSEETVVSVLSTMAEVIGSSVEAAKTLRSSQGIERLVLINKDSNRSDREVRGAGLVLQIVWGFKELRRTLEKDGWKKTDFMVNLTPPNNTRTNGGYEDSTLPLIDRGGKQDRDRDMIPLNDIGPDAYSTIDQRGRRNTLDDTLDRSDRDAPQGGMYGERRGSLPLLDSYDEKLIVYITRREFPPPAYCPC; from the exons ATGGAGCAGTGTGAGAATGCCGCATCTCTCCTGGCCTCCGTGCGAGAGCAGGAGATGCAGTTTGAGCGTCTGACTCGAGCTCTGGAGGAGGAGAGGAGGAGCGTGGGGCCCTCCGGCACCCTACCCCGCCCCTTCCCCACCCTGCAG AACGGGCGTGTCACTGGTGATGCAGAGTTGGAACGCCTCAAATTAAGTGAGGGCTATATTAACGGGACACAG tacaGGATGTTGGACCCTGGTCATCTTGTTGAGTCGGTCATGGTAGAGGAAGACCCTCACGATGGACTGCCAGTTATTTCAGTCGAAACCAGTGATGATGGCACAACACGCCGCACCGAGACTACA GTCAAGAAGGTCACAAAGACCACCACTACACGAACAGTCATTCCCTCAGTCTCTGACACACTCTCTCTGGATGGCACTGGTTCAGTCACCGGCATGAATTATAACACCCCGATAGACCGCCTGTACAGGCCACCAGGTGGTCCCATGGACTACCCTACTGCTACTGTCCCCCGTAACTACCACTATGGACCTCCAGGCGGCTATGACGACTACCGCAGCGGACCTCCTTCTGAAGCCTACGCCAGTCTCAGCCGAGGGACTCGTATGGATGAACGCTACAG GCCTGTTGATGGCTACCGCACGCTGGACTCTGCTTACCGCAACCACAGCCGGCCACAACTGGACCCGTATGTGGCTCAGCCACAGGTGGGACGTATGGGCAGTGCTCTGGAGATCACTGGAGCCCTGCAGCGCTTCGTCCCAGACCCCTACGGCCTAGAGGATGATCAGAGGAGCCTGGGATACGACGAGCCTGATTACGGCATGGGGCCAGCAATGCACTACAGCACGATGCCCCGGCTAGCACATGCACACCATGCCCCACCCCCACGCAGGACAGG GTCATATGAGGGCACACTAGATGGTGATATGAGTGGAGCTGGTGATATGTATTATTGGGGAGGTGGAGCCCCATTGGCTCAGGGAGAGAGAGGCAGCATGGCATCATTGGACAGCACTCTGCGCAAAGGCCCCGCCCCCACCACATGGAGGCAGCCAGAACTTCCTGAAGTAATCGCAATGCTCAACTATCGCCTGGACCCTGTCAGAAGCAATGCTGCAGCCTACTTGCAGCATCTTACCTTTAAGAATGATAAG GTGAAGTCGGAAGTAAGGCGAATGAAGGGGATCCCTGCCCTGGTCTCCATGCTTGATAACCCAAAGAAGGAGGTGCATTACGCAGCATGCGGAGCTCTCAAGAACATCTCATACGGACGAGATCCAGATAACAAGATAGCCATCAAGAACTGTGACGGAATTCCCGCACTGGTGCGGCTACTGAGGAAGACGAGAGATCAGGACCTCACAGACACTATAACCG GCACACTGTGGAACCTGTCGTCTCATGACTCCGTTAAGATGGAGATAGTGGACCATGCACTGCATGCTTTGTCCGATGAGGTGATGGTTCCACACTCTGGCTGGGAGAGGGGGAACAAAGGGGGAGAGGAGAGCTGCAAACCTAGACACTTGGAGTGGGAGACGGCACTCACCAACACTACCGGGTGCTTAAG GAATGTAAGTTCAGAACGAAGTGAGGCCAGGAGGAAGCTGAGGGAATGCTCTGGACTGGTCGACTCTCTTATGTACATTGTCCAGTCACAGATCAACTGTAAAGATGTGGACAACAAG TTGATAGAGAACAGCGTGTGTCTGCTGAGGAATCTGTCTTATCAAGTGCATCGGGAGATACCAGGTTGCGAGCGCTACCAGGAGACAATGCCAATCAACCAAGGCCCCACCCCTTCTTCCCAAAAGGGTGGTCGCTTTAGCTCCCGAAAGGGCAAAG ACGAGTGGTTTTCTAAAG GGAAGAAAGATGATGATGGGACTTCAGATACGGTTGACATTCCAAAGAGAAGCACACCAGCCAAAG GTTATGAATTGCTGTTCCAGCCAGAGGTAGTGCGTTTGTACACTTCCCTCCTGAAAGAGAGCAAGAACCCATCGGTTCTAGAAGCTGCTGCAGGAGCTGTGCAGAATCTGTGTGCAGGCCGCTGGACC TATGGGCGGTACATTAGAGGAATTGTGCGACAGGAGCATGGTCTGCCAATGATGACAGAGCTGTTATCTCATGGGAATGACCGTGTGGTCAGAGCCATGTCTGGAGCACTGAGAAACCTGGCCATTGACGCTCGCAACCGTGACCTGCTAG GAAAACATGCAGTGCCTAACCTGGTGGCTAACCTGCCGGGCGGTGGTCAGAGTCAGCCTGCGCGTGCACTTTCAGAGGAGACTGTGGTGTCTGTTCTCAGCACCATGGCAGAGGTGATCGGGTCCAGTGTGGAGGCGGCCAAAACCCTGCGCAGCTCCCAGGGCATCGAGAGATTGGTGCTCATCAACAAAGACAG CAACCGTTCAGATCGAGAGGTCCGTGGCGCTGGGCTGGTCCTGCAGATCGTGTGGGGCTTCAAAGAGCTCCGCCGCACACTGGAGAAAGATGGCTGGAAGAAAACTGATTTCATGGTCAACCTCACCCCACCTAACAACACCCGCACCAACGGAGGATACGAGGACAGCACCTTGCCGCTAATAGACAGAG gtggcAAACAGGACAGGGACCGAGATATGATTCCTCTTAATGACATTGGACCAG ATGCTTACTCTACGATAGACCAGAGAGGACGGAGAAACACTTTAGACGACACTCTGGATCGCTCTGACAGAGATGCACCTCAG GGAGGAATGTATGGGGAGAGGCGGGGCTCTCTGCCTCTTTTGGACTCTTATGATG AAAAACTGATTGTGTACATCACCCGCCGTGAGTTTCCTCCTCCTGCCTACTGTCCCTGCTGA